CCTGAGGCTCGGCGACGGCGTCCCCATGCGCGTGGAGACCGCCTTCGTACCATGCTCCCTCTGCCCGACCTTGTCCGAGAGGGACCTCACGCACTCGCTCTATGCACGCATCTCGGAGGAGTCCGGTGCCTTGCCGGCGCGCGCCGAGGAGGCCTACGAGGCCATCTGCCTCGACGCCAGAGAGGCCAAGGCCCTGGGGGCCACCACGGGCTCGCCCGCCTTCCAGGTCCTCAGGACCTCCTATGACACGCTGCTCCGTCCCTTCGAGACCTCCGTGCTCATCGAACCGGCCGACAGGAATCACCTACTCGTGAGCCTTGATGCAGATGGTCTCACATTGAGGAAATACTACGGCTGAAGTCGCAGCCCTTGGCCTCGGGCATCCCGCGGCCCATATGCCGGGAACCAGCTGCGATTACCCTGCCGCAGATATGACCTCGGCAAAGGCCTCCCCAGCCCAGGCATCCTCCGGCGGGAGCCTCTCCGTGATCAGATAGGTGAACTCCTCGCAGGGCGCCACCAGATACGACCCCCTCCGGGAAAACTTTGACGAATCAGCGAGGAGCACGCGACGGCTGGCGTGCGCCATGGCCTCACGGGTCACCGCCAGCATCTCCGGCGAGGTCATCGTGGGACCGCGACGCCCGTCGAACCCGTCGCAGCCCGCGAAGACGATATCCGCGCAGACCTCCCGCGCCAGCTCGAGCGCACGTCCGCCAGTCGCGGCCCCCGCGCGGCCCACCACCTCACCGCCCGCGAGCACGACTGCGCAGTCCCCCTGCGTGGCAGCGAGCCCCGCGACACGGATGCTGTTCGTGGCTACGGTGATGTCCCGTCGCAAGGGGAGTAGGCGTGCCAAGGCGAGCACCGTGCTGCCACAGTCCATCCAGACGACGTCGCCGTCACCTACAAGTTTGATGGCCTCGCGCGCGATGGCAAGCTTCTCGTGGGCATGGGAGGCCGTCTTCACCCCCACCTCCACCTCGGCTCCGAAGAGCACCTTCGCTCCCCCATGCGTCCGCATCACAAGACCAAGCGCCTCGAGATGTGCCAGGTCCTGGCGCACCGTCTGGGGCGTCACTCCGAAGGAACCGGCAAGGGTCGCCACGTCGACCGTGCCATCCTGGAGCACGCGCTGATAGATGCAGTCCCTCCGCGCGTCAGCCGTCCGAGACATCGTCTCCATCCCCTCTCGACAAACGAAAAACGTGACGTTTCGTTTCTCAAAGTTTATACAAGAACGAAAGTTAATCTCACACGATTTCGTTCTACCGAACGATTATTCTTTTCGTTTCTTCTGCGCGGTCGTAGATTGGAGCCAGCAAAGGACCTCCGTCAGAAAGGATCACACCATGGAGACCATCTACAAGATCAGCCCCTACTACGAGCCGCGGATGTGGGGAGGCGGCACGCGTCTGCGCGACGAGTTCGGCTATGTGACCGACGTGGCCCCCCTGGGCGAGGTCTACAACGTCGTTGCCCTCCCGGGACATGCCGACTGCGGCGTGCCGGAGCTGGGATGCACCCTCTCGGAGCTCTACTCGGCTCGCCCGGAACTCTTCGACTGCGAGACGCAGGAGCTCCCCGTCCGCGTGAACATCCTCGACCCTATCGCCGACCTCTCGATCCAGATTCATCCTGGTGACGATTTCGCCAAGGGATACAACGGTGGCCGCGGCAAGCCAGAGGCCTGGGTCATCCTCGACGCGCCCAAGGGCTCCCGTATCGAGTTCGGGCATCATGCAACGACCTTGGACCAGTTCAAGGACTGGACCGAGGCCCACCAGTGGGACGAGCTCCTTCGCTACCTCCCCGCCAAGAAGGATGCCTTCATCGACATCCCCACGGGGACCCTCCATGCCATCGGTGACGGCGTGCTCACCTACAACATCTCCCGCAACGCCGACTGCACGTTGCGCCTCTATGACTACGACCGCATCGAGCCTGCTACGGGTACCACTCGAGAGATCCAGCCCGAGGAGGTCTACGAGAACGTCAACATGCCCGACAAGCTCATCGACTTCGAGACCTATCCGGCGCGCGAGGAGCTGGGCGTGGACGTGACGCGCTACACCGACCAACCCGGCCTCTACACGCTCATGCGCCTGCAGGTGAGCAAGGCTGGCCGCTTCCTCCACGACCGGTTCGCGTTCTACACGTGCGTCAACGGCTCCGGCACCGTGAACGGCGTCCCCGTGACGAAGGGCGAGACGATCCTCGTGCCGGCTGGTACGGGCTGGCTTGACCTCAAGGGCACGATGGACCTCTTCCTCGCCTCCTATCGCAACGACAACGTGGCGCGCTAGCGCCCAAGAAGAAGGGACCGATCATGAAGCTCCAGATGGCAGTAGACAACGCAGACCTGAACCTCGCCCTTGAGTACGCACGGTGCACCCATGATGTCCTCGACATCTTCGAATGCGGTACGCCGCTGCTCATGCGGGAGGGCGTGCACGTGGTCCGTGCGATCAAGGAGGCCTATCCCGACCTCACCGTCCTTGCCGACTCCAAGATCATGGACGGAGGTGCCGTCGAGACGACTGACATCTGTGAGGCCGGTGCCGACATCGTGACCGTGCTCGCCCTTGCTGATGACGCAACCGTGCAGGAGGTCATCGACACCTGTCACCAGTATGGAAGCCTTGCCATGGCCGACCTCATCTGCGTGACCGACATCCCCGCGCGCGCCCGTGAGCTCGTCACCATGGGCATCGACCTCATCGCCGTGCACACCGGGGTGGACCAGCAGGCGCAGGGTCGCACGCCCCTCGGCGACCTCAAGGAGCTCGTGGGCGCGGTCGATCCTGCCATGGCTGCCGTGGCAGGTGGCATCAACGCCACGACCGTCGCTGACTATGTCGCACTGAATCCCGGGGTCGTCATAGCGGGCGGCGCACTCTATGGTGCCCCTGACCTTCGAAGGGCTGTCATCCAGATGAAGGGGGCGCTGGTCTAGATGCAGATCAAGCAGATTGCGGCCGATGCGGCCGCAGAGCTCACCGACTGCCTGAGCCGTCTTGATGAGGCCGAGCTCGAGGCCCTGGAGGCCAAGGTTAAGTCTGCTCATAGGGTATTCGTGGCCGGTACAGGTCGGTCGCTCCTCATGATTCGTGGGTTTGCCATGCGCCTCATGCACGCAGGACTCGACGTGTCTGTGGTGGGCGAGACGACCACGCCCGCCATCGAGCCGGATGACCTTCTCGTCATAGCCTCGGGCAGCGGGTCTACCTCGACCCTTGTGGCGATTGCCCGCAGGTGCAAGGATGCGGGGGCACCGCTTGCCCTCATCACCACCAGGCCTGACTCCCCGATTGGCAACCTGGCTGACGGCATCGTCACGATTCCCGCCGTCTCGGGCAAGGTCGAAGGCGCCGCATCGATCTCGGTCCAACCTGGTTCCAACACCTTTGAGCAGGCTGTGCTTCTCGTCGGCGATGCCGTGGCAGCAGACATCATCGCGGCAGGTGGCCTGGCAGAAGGTAACGAGGAGCTCATGCGACGGCATGCCAACCTGGAGTAGGGGCGCATGAGAAACAAGAGGCATCGCTTGGTACGAGGGCCTTCGTCCAACTCTCGCAAAAGGAGAAGAACGATGAATCAGGTCTATCACATTCGTCCTGTGTTCACCGAGGCTATCTGGGGCGGCCAGCAGCTCATCGAGAAGTACGGTTACAAGACGGACCTCAACAACATCGGCGAGAGCTACAGCGTCATCGCCATGAAGGACCATCTGGACTGCGAAGTCGCCGAGACGGGCGAGAAGCTTTCTGACTTCTAGGACGAGCACGACGACCTGTTCCAGAGCGGCACTCCCATCATGCCCGTGAGGGCGGCTATGGAGCTGCACGAATGCTCGCATGTCCGTGCAGCTCCATCCCAGCGACAAGTATGCCCTGGCTCACGACGGTCGTCTCGGAAAGCCGGATGGCGTCTATATCGTAGAAGGCAAGGGCACGGTCGAGTTCGGGCACTATGCCAAGACGCGCGCCGAGTTCAAGGACATGGCCGAGGAAGGCGCATGGAACAGCCTGCTCAGATACATCAACGTGAAGGCTGGCGACTTTCTGAACATGCCGTTCAACACCCTGCATGCGCTGGGAGCAGGCATCATCTACCTCGAGTTCTCCCAGAACGCAGACCTGACCTACCGGCTCTATGACTACAACCGCACGCACCTGGATCCCAAGACCGGCAAGCCTCGCGAGATGCATCGCGAGAAGGTCATCGAGTGTGTGAACATCCCTGACGCAAAGACCAAGGTCGAGAGCCTCAAGACCGTCACGAATGACGGCTGCACGATCACCTCTCTCCACAACGAACCTGGTGTCTATACCTGCGGGAAGATCGAGGTCGCCGATAAGGGCGAGTATGAGCGTGACCAGTTCTACTTCCTGACCTGTATCGACGGGGCTGGCACGGTCAATGGAATCTCAATCAAGGGTGGCGAGACGTTGCTCGTGCCATGCGGTTTTGGCAAGGTCTCGCTCGAGGGCGACTTCGACCTCACGTATCTCACCTACCTGAGACCATAAGAGAACGAGCGGCGATTAGTCCCACCGCATCAAAGGGTCGACGGACGGGCTGCTCTTGAGCGGCATCGGCCACAGACTTTCCGCCTGGGCACCCTGACTCGGACCTTCCCCCGTCCGTGCCAGGGTGCCCTCGTCATGTCTCGTTCCCCGCCAACAGGTCATGTGCGGCACATCACCCCGCCGTCCCCCGCCAGGCACCCGGCACGCACGCGGCAAGGGCATCTGCCACGGCCGACTTGTCGTCCACGCAGCCCCGCTCGACCCAGCGGCGGAGCACCATCGTGAACCCGGCCTGGAAGAATACCAGGTAGTAGGTCATGAGCCCCTCGTCGGTGACGCCCGCTGCCTCGCAGCGCGGCCTCACCACCTGGTCCATGATCTGGTCGAGGCCCTGCCTGAGCGGGAAGTCATGACGTAGTGGCAGCGTCACCCGATAGAAGTAGGCGTGGTCGGCCACGTGCTCCAGGAAGGGCACGAACGACTCCGCCGAGAGCGCCTCCACGCCCGTGGCCGGATAGCGCCCGAGAAGCTCGCCGTGCAGATAGTCCTCCATCTTTCCCAGCATGTCGGGGATGTCCTGGAAGTGTGCATAGAAGGTCGAACGGTTGACCTCCGCCGCCTCGCAGACGGCCCGGACCGTGAGACGCCTGGTCGGCGCATCACGCATGAGTGCGAGCGCACGTCCCTCGATGCGGGTCTCGGTCTGCCGATAGCGCGCGTTGTTCTTCCTGTTGGCCATCGCTCCCCCATTAACACGACACTTATCGTTATATTGCTGATCGTAGCGCTTCGCCGCCTCGCCCAGACTTGAGTCATACAAGCCGGCGAGAGGAGAGCGCATGCGCGGAGCGATCTATCGAGGCAAGGAATCCGTCGAGGTACGGGACCTGTTGGACCCCGTCTGTGACGACCAGGGCGTCGTGGTGGCCAACGTGCTCGCAAGCGTCTGCGGGACCGACGCCGCCGTCTTCGCGCAGGGCCCCGGCACGGGCCACAAGGTCGACGTGGATGGCGAGTTCGGGCACGAGGTCGTCTCGCGCGTCATCGAGGTCGGGAACGACGTCCGCGACCTTGCCGTAGGCGACCGGGTCTATCCCTATCCCCTCCTCGCCAAGGACGACCCACGTCGCGCTGGCACGATGGGTGCCTTCTCGCAGGAGATGCTCGTCCCGCGCGCGCTTCTCGGCCGCTCCCTCTATAAGGTGCCGGACTCGATCGACGACCGCACCGCCTGCCTCATCGAACCGTTCACGGTAGGTTGCCGAGCAGCGCGGAGGGGGCGGCCCATGCCGGGCGAGAAGGCCGTCGTGTACGGCGCCGGCACCATCGGCATCGCCGTCGCCATCGCGCTCGTACACTTCGGCGTGGATGACGTGCTCGTGTGCGACCGCTCCGACCTTCGTCTCTCGAAGACCGCTGACCTCGGGTTTTCCGTCTGCGACGTCGACAGGGAGGACCCGTACGCGGCCGCCTCGGAGATCTTCGGCACGGCGCCCGGACTCGCGGGCGCATCCGCGGACGTCGACCTCGTCATCGACGCGGCCGGGAGCCCGACCGTCCTCGACGCCTTCATGGGCCAGGCCAAGATCGGGTCGCGCTTCGTCAGCGTGGCCGTGAGCAAGGGGCTGCGCCAGGTGGACCTGCTCGGCCTCACCTACGCGCAGAAGAGCATCATCGGATCGGGTGGCTACATGCCCGAGGACGTGGCCGACGTCATGGCCATCATGACAAGCGGCCAGTGGGACATCGCCTCGATCATCACGCACGAGTATCCCCTCGAGAGGATCGACGAGGCCCTGCGCCTCGCAGGCGATCCCTCGCGGGCCCTCAACGTGACCATCACGCTTGGGGACGTGCCCCGATGAGGGCCTTCGTGAGGAACGGGCTCGACGCCCTCGCCAGGGCGAGCCGGGCCATATCCTCCCAGCGCACCGAGGCGAGCAGCCGCTCGCTCCACCTTGCCAGCCTGTCGACCACAGGAAATGCCGCCATCGGCATCGTGAAGGTCCTTCTCGGGCTGCTCGCACTCTCGGCCTTCGCCTGCGTGAACGGTCTCTACACCATCGCTGCGGTCACGTTCTTCGAGATCGGCAGCAACATCTACGGGTTGGCTGCCACCAAGGGTGGCGATGACCTGCCGCTCCATGTGATACGAGCCATAGGCCTCGCGACATCGCTGGTCTCGCTCGTGCTCACGCAGACGGCGCTGCTCTCCATCGGCGGGACCGGGAGCCATGACCTCTCGTCGAGCGGTCTGCTCGGTCTGCTCGTCGGTTCCGCGGCAGCAGCCATCGCCATCTTCGAGATCGTGAAGTGCCGGCAGACGGCACATGACCTCGGCACGCACGTGCTCGGATAGGCTCCATGCGGACGGCATCGCCGACCGTCGACAGATCAGACGACAAGACAAGGGAGAGAACAATGACAAGGACCAACTATGTGACGCTCGTGCTGGGGACCATCGGAGGGGTGCTGTTCGCGCTCGGAATGTGCATGTGCATGATCGAGGAGTGGGGCACGTTCGCCCAAGGTGTGACCCTGGGCATCGCGGGGGCCGTGGTCCTCGTCGCGATGTGGCTCGTACGGCGCCACATGCAGGGCATGGCCTTCTCCGCGCCCGACACCCGCACCGTGCTCGCCGTGGCAGTTGGCGTCATCGGAGCGGCGCTGTTCGGCGTGGGTGTGTGTCTCTGCACCGCCTTCGGCAGGATCGGACTTGGCGTGGTGGTTGGCCTTGTCGGTATGGTGGTCCTTCTCGCCCTGGTACCGCTCACGAAGGGGCTCAAGGCATAGGGCCCCTACTCGGCAGGCCGCGGCGACACGTCACCCGCAAGGCCCCTATACTGGGCTGCGACGGGAATCCGCACCGACCGAGGGAGCATGCCATGCATCGCACAACAGCAGGGAAGCTTGTGGCCGTCCTTATCGGCTGCGCCTTCGCGACGGCCCTCACGGGCTGCGCCTTCAAGACCGATGGCACCACCGCGGCCACCACCTCGGCAGCCACCACCGACCAGGCCGAGGAGGCCATCTCGCCCGAGACCGAGCCGGCATCTGTGGATGCGACGACGGCCACGACGGATGCCACGACCGACCAGGCGACCACGGCAGCCACCACCTCCGATGCCGGCACCTATACCGTCACTGGCGACTCCTCCCTGGTCCCCGCCGACCTCACGCGCATCCTCGCCTCGAGCACCTCGACCGAGGTCTCCGTGGCCTACATCGAGCTCGACCGTGACACCGTCTCCTCGACCGCAGCGGCGTCCGCAGGGACGTCAGCGGCCACGACGTCCGACACGACCCAGACAAGCGCTCGCTATTCCGTGAACGGCGACAAGAGGCTCGTCTCGGCCAGCATGATCAAGCTCGTGATCCTCGAGACGGTCTTCCAGCAGGCAGACGCCGGCACGATCAGCCTCGACGACGAGATCACCATCCACGCCGCAGACATCGTGGGCGGCTCCGGCATCATCCAGAACATGGGCGGCGACGTCACACTCACGGTGGAGGAGCTCTGCAACTTCATGATCTCGTCCAGCGACAACGACGCCGCCAACGCCCTCATCGACCTGGTGGGCATGGACTCCGTGAACTCCGAGGCCTCGCGCCTGGGCCTCGCCTCGACCTCGCTCCAGCGCAAGATGATGGACACCGCGGCCGTGGAGCAGGGACGCCAGAACTACACCTCGGCCAATGACATCGCGACCCTGCTCGAGTCCATCGCCAAGGGCACCTTCGTGAACGAGGCGTACAGCAAGAAGGCCGAGCAGTACCTGCTACTGCAGCAGGACACCACCGGCCTGCGCGCCGGCATCCCCAACAACGTCACCGTGGCCTCCAAGACCGGCGACCTCGACCGCGTCTACAACGCCGGCGGCATCGTCTATACGTCGAAGCCCTACATCGTGGTCGCGATGGTGAACGACATGGCGGTCGACCAGGCGCGGAGCCTCGTGTCCAACATCGCCACGGCGACCTACGCGTCCCACGAGGCGCACTCGTAGGGCAGCCCCGCCAGGTTGCGCCACCACCGCCGAACCCTCATACTTGCAGGTAATCGTAGGTGCTGTTCAAGACGGGAGACTGACGTGGCAAACATCCAAGACGTTGCGAAGCTCGCCGGCGTCTCGGCAGGAACCGTCTCGCGCTACCTCAATGGCTACAAGCTCAAGGCCGAGAACAACGAGCGCGTCGAGGGCGCCATCCGCGAGCTCGACTACCATCCCAACAACCTCGCGCGCGGCCTCAGGTCGAACCGTACCAACTCCATCGGCCTGCTCATCAGGAACATGCGCAACCACCTTGCCGCCTCGATCGTGGCCCAGGTAGAGATCCAGATGGAGCTCCACGACTACAGCATCATCCTGTCAGGCTTCCTGAACGACCCGCGCGTGTTCGAGCGTAGGCTCGAGCTCATGCTCTCGCACAAGGTCGACGGAATCATCCTGTTCGAGGGCCAGTCCACCTGGCCGGGGTCACGGCTGCTCGAGGACGTGGGCATCCCCGTCATCTCGATCAACTCGCCCTATGAGCTCCCGAGCGTCAACTCGATCCTCGTGAGCGACCGCGAGAGCTCCGCCGAGGTCGTCACCCGCATGATCGAGTGTGGACACGACCAGGTCGGCATCATCGCCGCGCCTCAGGACGAGTACGTCGCCTGCGAGCGGCTCGGTGGCGTCTATGACGCCTTCGCGCGCGCCGGGCTTCCCAAGGACCAC
This genomic stretch from Atopobiaceae bacterium harbors:
- a CDS encoding DeoR/GlpR family DNA-binding transcription regulator — translated: MSRTADARRDCIYQRVLQDGTVDVATLAGSFGVTPQTVRQDLAHLEALGLVMRTHGGAKVLFGAEVEVGVKTASHAHEKLAIAREAIKLVGDGDVVWMDCGSTVLALARLLPLRRDITVATNSIRVAGLAATQGDCAVVLAGGEVVGRAGAATGGRALELAREVCADIVFAGCDGFDGRRGPTMTSPEMLAVTREAMAHASRRVLLADSSKFSRRGSYLVAPCEEFTYLITERLPPEDAWAGEAFAEVISAAG
- a CDS encoding zinc-binding dehydrogenase; amino-acid sequence: MRGAIYRGKESVEVRDLLDPVCDDQGVVVANVLASVCGTDAAVFAQGPGTGHKVDVDGEFGHEVVSRVIEVGNDVRDLAVGDRVYPYPLLAKDDPRRAGTMGAFSQEMLVPRALLGRSLYKVPDSIDDRTACLIEPFTVGCRAARRGRPMPGEKAVVYGAGTIGIAVAIALVHFGVDDVLVCDRSDLRLSKTADLGFSVCDVDREDPYAAASEIFGTAPGLAGASADVDLVIDAAGSPTVLDAFMGQAKIGSRFVSVAVSKGLRQVDLLGLTYAQKSIIGSGGYMPEDVADVMAIMTSGQWDIASIITHEYPLERIDEALRLAGDPSRALNVTITLGDVPR
- a CDS encoding SIS domain-containing protein produces the protein MQIKQIAADAAAELTDCLSRLDEAELEALEAKVKSAHRVFVAGTGRSLLMIRGFAMRLMHAGLDVSVVGETTTPAIEPDDLLVIASGSGSTSTLVAIARRCKDAGAPLALITTRPDSPIGNLADGIVTIPAVSGKVEGAASISVQPGSNTFEQAVLLVGDAVAADIIAAGGLAEGNEELMRRHANLE
- a CDS encoding LacI family transcriptional regulator, with the protein product MANIQDVAKLAGVSAGTVSRYLNGYKLKAENNERVEGAIRELDYHPNNLARGLRSNRTNSIGLLIRNMRNHLAASIVAQVEIQMELHDYSIILSGFLNDPRVFERRLELMLSHKVDGIILFEGQSTWPGSRLLEDVGIPVISINSPYELPSVNSILVSDRESSAEVVTRMIECGHDQVGIIAAPQDEYVACERLGGVYDAFARAGLPKDHAHVRFGDFSPESGYKAMRGFLEEDHLDAVFACNYKMGQGALQASAELGRRIGEDLSYVTFDYFDTSDVFYPALTTVCPPVEEMGDVASHQLLEHIGDGTLATGETVTIPHKITWRHSIVGDGLDQQTVR
- a CDS encoding orotidine 5'-phosphate decarboxylase yields the protein MAVDNADLNLALEYARCTHDVLDIFECGTPLLMREGVHVVRAIKEAYPDLTVLADSKIMDGGAVETTDICEAGADIVTVLALADDATVQEVIDTCHQYGSLAMADLICVTDIPARARELVTMGIDLIAVHTGVDQQAQGRTPLGDLKELVGAVDPAMAAVAGGINATTVADYVALNPGVVIAGGALYGAPDLRRAVIQMKGALV
- a CDS encoding TetR/AcrR family transcriptional regulator; protein product: MANRKNNARYRQTETRIEGRALALMRDAPTRRLTVRAVCEAAEVNRSTFYAHFQDIPDMLGKMEDYLHGELLGRYPATGVEALSAESFVPFLEHVADHAYFYRVTLPLRHDFPLRQGLDQIMDQVVRPRCEAAGVTDEGLMTYYLVFFQAGFTMVLRRWVERGCVDDKSAVADALAACVPGAWRGTAG
- a CDS encoding class I mannose-6-phosphate isomerase, coding for MSVQLHPSDKYALAHDGRLGKPDGVYIVEGKGTVEFGHYAKTRAEFKDMAEEGAWNSLLRYINVKAGDFLNMPFNTLHALGAGIIYLEFSQNADLTYRLYDYNRTHLDPKTGKPREMHREKVIECVNIPDAKTKVESLKTVTNDGCTITSLHNEPGVYTCGKIEVADKGEYERDQFYFLTCIDGAGTVNGISIKGGETLLVPCGFGKVSLEGDFDLTYLTYLRP
- a CDS encoding class I mannose-6-phosphate isomerase, coding for METIYKISPYYEPRMWGGGTRLRDEFGYVTDVAPLGEVYNVVALPGHADCGVPELGCTLSELYSARPELFDCETQELPVRVNILDPIADLSIQIHPGDDFAKGYNGGRGKPEAWVILDAPKGSRIEFGHHATTLDQFKDWTEAHQWDELLRYLPAKKDAFIDIPTGTLHAIGDGVLTYNISRNADCTLRLYDYDRIEPATGTTREIQPEEVYENVNMPDKLIDFETYPAREELGVDVTRYTDQPGLYTLMRLQVSKAGRFLHDRFAFYTCVNGSGTVNGVPVTKGETILVPAGTGWLDLKGTMDLFLASYRNDNVAR
- a CDS encoding class A beta-lactamase-related serine hydrolase, with the protein product MHRTTAGKLVAVLIGCAFATALTGCAFKTDGTTAATTSAATTDQAEEAISPETEPASVDATTATTDATTDQATTAATTSDAGTYTVTGDSSLVPADLTRILASSTSTEVSVAYIELDRDTVSSTAAASAGTSAATTSDTTQTSARYSVNGDKRLVSASMIKLVILETVFQQADAGTISLDDEITIHAADIVGGSGIIQNMGGDVTLTVEELCNFMISSSDNDAANALIDLVGMDSVNSEASRLGLASTSLQRKMMDTAAVEQGRQNYTSANDIATLLESIAKGTFVNEAYSKKAEQYLLLQQDTTGLRAGIPNNVTVASKTGDLDRVYNAGGIVYTSKPYIVVAMVNDMAVDQARSLVSNIATATYASHEAHS